A single genomic interval of Stieleria maiorica harbors:
- a CDS encoding metal ABC transporter permease, whose protein sequence is MTSRISVSARIACGDHGLPLARGLLLLALLTLSATVCHARGRPPENDGSRQAAFQWVDSQWGRVLLMKDYNTRIVIFGVAVLGGASGLVGSFTLLRKRALMGDALSHASLPGIAIAFIAANWFGGDEKSLLWLLVGASTSGLLGVAVILVIRNQTRLKEDAALGIVLSVFFGAGVALLGVIQQMDTGHAAGLEGFIYGKTASMRAADAQLIAVTSLVVIVGCLILFKELKLLCFDEGFAGAQGFPVVALDVGLMSMVVLVTIVGLQAVGLVLMIALLVIPAAAARFWTETMWRMMLWAALLGTCGSIVGGLVSALFPGLPSGAMIVLVCSIFFFISMMLGTRRGVIIRFLRRLRLNRRIDRQHLLRAMYEQIEKHSGGQARRDLALRTNRRTPVTVDRLLSMRSWSRRRLCRAIDQAVEDELLRMHEGDCKLTQAGFTEAARLTRQHRLWEMYLIAYADVATANVDRDADKIEHVLAPEVIDQLEDLLDEQGMMIPVPISPHGIADEDPTGAAVNQSDTSRGAST, encoded by the coding sequence ATGACCAGCCGGATAAGCGTTTCTGCCAGGATTGCCTGCGGTGATCACGGCTTGCCGCTCGCGCGCGGGTTGTTGCTGCTGGCCTTGCTGACGTTGTCGGCAACGGTGTGTCACGCGCGGGGCCGACCTCCGGAAAACGATGGCTCCCGTCAAGCCGCATTTCAATGGGTCGATTCCCAGTGGGGGCGGGTGTTGTTGATGAAGGACTACAACACACGGATCGTGATCTTCGGCGTCGCCGTGCTTGGCGGTGCGTCGGGATTGGTCGGCAGTTTTACGTTGTTGCGCAAGCGTGCGTTGATGGGCGACGCACTCAGCCACGCCAGTTTGCCGGGAATCGCGATCGCCTTCATCGCCGCCAATTGGTTCGGCGGCGACGAAAAATCGCTGCTGTGGTTGTTGGTCGGCGCAAGCACCAGCGGGCTGTTGGGGGTCGCGGTGATCTTGGTGATCCGCAACCAGACGCGATTGAAGGAGGACGCGGCGTTGGGGATCGTGTTGAGCGTGTTCTTCGGGGCCGGCGTCGCGCTGTTGGGCGTGATCCAGCAGATGGACACGGGACATGCCGCGGGTTTGGAAGGGTTCATTTACGGCAAAACGGCATCGATGCGCGCCGCCGATGCCCAGTTGATCGCGGTCACGTCATTGGTCGTGATCGTCGGCTGTTTGATCCTGTTCAAAGAACTAAAACTGCTGTGCTTTGACGAAGGGTTCGCCGGTGCGCAGGGATTTCCCGTCGTCGCGTTGGACGTCGGACTGATGTCGATGGTGGTGCTGGTGACGATCGTCGGATTGCAGGCGGTGGGCCTGGTGCTGATGATCGCGTTGCTGGTGATCCCGGCCGCCGCGGCTCGATTCTGGACCGAGACGATGTGGCGGATGATGCTGTGGGCCGCGCTGCTGGGGACTTGCGGCAGCATCGTCGGCGGTTTGGTCAGCGCGTTGTTTCCCGGGCTTCCGTCCGGCGCGATGATCGTGTTGGTGTGTTCGATCTTTTTCTTCATCAGCATGATGCTGGGCACGCGTCGCGGAGTGATCATTCGGTTCCTGCGACGGCTGCGGCTCAATCGCCGGATCGATCGCCAGCATTTGTTGCGCGCGATGTACGAGCAGATCGAGAAACATTCCGGCGGACAAGCTCGTCGCGACCTTGCGCTGCGAACCAACCGACGGACGCCTGTCACCGTCGATCGGCTGCTTTCGATGCGGAGCTGGTCACGCCGCCGATTGTGCCGCGCGATCGATCAAGCGGTCGAAGATGAGTTGCTGCGGATGCACGAGGGCGACTGCAAATTGACGCAAGCCGGATTCACCGAGGCGGCGCGTTTGACCCGCCAACACCGGTTGTGGGAAATGTATCTGATCGCCTATGCCGACGTGGCGACCGCCAATGTCGACCGCGATGCCGACAAGATCGAACACGTGCTGGCGCCCGAGGTGATCGATCAGTTGGAAGACCTGTTGGACGAACAGGGCATGATGATCCCCGTTCCGATCAGCCCCCACGGCATCGCCGACGAGGACCCAACCGGCGCGGCGGTGAATCAATCGGACACCTCACGGGGGGCTTCGACGTGA
- a CDS encoding metal ABC transporter ATP-binding protein — MLNPQERTDETNLPTAARDDGSGADVPLSVYDLTVAYHRKPVIWDVGFDLPAGQLIGIVGPNGAGKSTLLKAVMDLIPRASGRVRIFGDTYRDNRHRVGYVPQRESVDWQFPVSALDVVAMGLYDKIGWCRPVRKKHREQAREALARVGIGDLADRQISQLSGGQQQRTFLARALVQDADLYLMDEPFAAVDAATERAIVEILRDLKARGKTAAVIHHDLQTVPEYFDYVVLLNMRVVAHGPVEDTFTQDNLQKTYGGRLTLLDEVTEAMRRRESSI, encoded by the coding sequence ATGTTGAATCCACAAGAACGAACCGACGAAACGAATCTCCCGACCGCCGCACGGGACGATGGGTCGGGCGCCGACGTGCCCCTGTCGGTGTACGACTTGACCGTGGCCTACCACCGCAAACCCGTGATCTGGGACGTCGGCTTCGATTTACCGGCCGGCCAATTGATCGGCATCGTCGGCCCCAACGGCGCCGGCAAGAGCACCTTACTGAAAGCCGTGATGGACTTGATCCCACGGGCGTCCGGGCGGGTGCGTATCTTCGGTGACACCTACCGGGACAACCGCCATCGCGTCGGCTATGTGCCCCAACGTGAAAGCGTCGACTGGCAGTTTCCCGTCAGCGCCTTGGATGTCGTCGCGATGGGGCTGTATGACAAAATCGGTTGGTGCCGACCGGTTCGCAAGAAACATCGCGAACAAGCCCGCGAGGCGCTGGCGCGTGTGGGGATCGGGGACCTGGCGGATCGGCAAATCAGCCAGCTGTCCGGTGGCCAACAACAGCGAACGTTCTTGGCCCGAGCGTTGGTCCAGGACGCCGACTTGTACCTGATGGACGAACCGTTCGCGGCCGTCGACGCGGCCACCGAGCGCGCGATCGTCGAAATCCTGCGTGACTTGAAGGCCCGTGGAAAGACCGCCGCGGTCATCCACCACGACCTGCAGACCGTTCCCGAGTACTTCGATTACGTCGTGCTGCTGAACATGCGCGTCGTCGCCCACGGGCCGGTCGAAGACACGTTCACCCAAGACAATTTGCAAAAGACCTACGGCGGACGATTGACGCTGCTGGACGAAGTCACCGAAGCGATGCGGCGACGGGAGAGTTCGATTTGA
- a CDS encoding metal ABC transporter solute-binding protein, Zn/Mn family — protein MKNAPIALFWIAALFLGCNSGDQTPRTSSGTAPSGKKLRVVVTVGMVGDLVRTVGGDRIEVTQICGAGVDPHLYMPTRDDVQDIMESEAVFYCGLMLEGKMADTLEKVSRSKPVFAVTDAIDRGRLMAGEGDESGGSGQSHGDPHVWNDVSMWSECVELIRDELTRLAPEHGDQFAANATAYRAELAKLHAYGIQAIATIPEESRLLITSHDAFNYFGRAYGLDVRGIQGISTESEAGLQQINALVDLLIRRNVKAVFVESSVSPKNVEALIEGAASQGHKVVKGGMLFSDAMGRPGTYEGTYIGMLDHNLTTTTRALGGQADPGGFQGKLSGQTEH, from the coding sequence ATGAAAAACGCTCCAATCGCCCTGTTCTGGATCGCCGCACTGTTTTTGGGATGCAACTCAGGCGATCAAACGCCCCGGACATCCTCCGGCACAGCACCTTCCGGCAAGAAGCTGCGGGTGGTGGTAACGGTCGGAATGGTCGGCGATTTGGTCCGCACGGTCGGCGGAGACCGGATTGAGGTGACGCAGATCTGTGGCGCCGGGGTCGACCCGCACTTGTACATGCCGACGCGCGACGACGTCCAAGACATCATGGAGTCCGAAGCGGTTTTTTATTGCGGGTTGATGTTGGAGGGAAAGATGGCCGACACGCTCGAGAAAGTTAGCCGCAGCAAACCGGTGTTTGCAGTGACCGACGCGATCGATCGCGGCCGGCTGATGGCCGGGGAGGGGGACGAAAGCGGCGGGAGCGGGCAATCCCATGGCGACCCCCATGTCTGGAACGACGTGTCGATGTGGAGTGAGTGCGTGGAGTTGATCCGCGATGAATTGACGCGTCTGGCGCCCGAACACGGCGATCAGTTTGCAGCCAACGCGACGGCCTATCGAGCCGAGTTGGCGAAACTGCATGCATACGGGATCCAGGCGATCGCCACGATCCCCGAAGAAAGCCGATTGTTGATCACCTCTCACGACGCCTTCAACTATTTCGGGCGAGCATACGGATTGGACGTCCGCGGGATCCAAGGGATTTCGACGGAATCTGAAGCGGGCCTGCAACAGATCAACGCGTTGGTCGACCTGTTGATTCGCCGCAACGTCAAAGCCGTTTTTGTCGAAAGCAGCGTCTCGCCCAAGAACGTCGAGGCCTTGATCGAGGGTGCCGCAAGCCAGGGGCACAAGGTCGTCAAGGGAGGCATGCTGTTCAGTGATGCGATGGGACGCCCCGGCACCTATGAAGGCACCTACATCGGGATGCTCGATCACAACCTGACGACCACCACGCGGGCACTGGGCGGTCAAGCCGATCCGGGCGGGTTCCAAGGCAAACTGAGCGGCCAAACGGAACATTGA
- a CDS encoding RNA recognition motif domain-containing protein, whose product MKMYVGNLAWAVTTEKLEEVFSQYGQVDDAIVLTDRETGRSRGFGFVTMPDEAAKEAIEALDGQDFEGRPLRVNEAQERAPRGGGGGGGGGGYRGGGGGGGNRGGGGGGYGGGGGGGRGGW is encoded by the coding sequence ATGAAGATGTATGTGGGAAATCTGGCTTGGGCCGTTACGACGGAAAAGCTGGAAGAAGTGTTTAGCCAGTACGGTCAGGTCGACGACGCGATCGTGTTGACCGACCGGGAAACGGGCCGAAGCCGCGGCTTCGGCTTTGTGACGATGCCCGACGAGGCGGCTAAGGAAGCGATCGAGGCCCTGGACGGGCAGGATTTCGAAGGTCGTCCGCTGCGGGTCAATGAAGCCCAAGAGCGAGCGCCGCGTGGCGGTGGCGGTGGCGGTGGCGGTGGCGGTTATCGCGGCGGCGGCGGCGGCGGCGGAAACCGCGGCGGCGGCGGTGGTGGTTACGGCGGCGGCGGCGGTGGAGGCCGCGGCGGCTGGTAA
- a CDS encoding methyltransferase, with protein MKGSDSVISETTLVPLSPKDAACFRDVCRAAGYTQTKLHETFEFLVPPPSDRLPPALLASLGPCESPFDVLARLFFLGVPVDADVAGTLLPTAIVQSCLQSGLVSQDESKLCPAATLVPVDDLLFAADLQRTDYLDNDLFVPTLCDAALHLNAVAIHNRGGKTLDLCSGFALHGITASGRSESVVASDLNPRAAEFARFNAALNGCENVRAVTGDLFSAVAGERFDTILANPPFIISPSAVTTYRYSPFELDGFIKIMFAAVPEHLEEGGTFQTICEWVELEGQDWQDRLRSWFAGSGCDVWVLSANRQFPSTYARSVLSQSIDDESELSTQQQQWEQYLRQRGVAAIQGGFIFLRRRRGNNWFDFTELTKPVREPIGDAIAQGFASRDIVFGSDGDDRLLSSRLAVADGLRQVETSHWKDFRWKRDSIVLHLDKGLPVTIGIDGYIRTLIEQFDASRNVQQCLDLFSKEIGLPIETGRKKGLDVVRSMLKNGILVAMPK; from the coding sequence ATGAAAGGCTCTGATTCCGTGATCTCTGAAACGACCCTGGTCCCACTGTCGCCGAAGGACGCCGCGTGCTTTCGCGATGTTTGCCGCGCCGCCGGCTACACGCAAACAAAGCTACACGAGACGTTTGAATTCCTGGTGCCGCCTCCCAGCGACCGATTGCCGCCGGCGTTACTGGCTTCGCTCGGGCCCTGCGAGAGTCCGTTTGATGTGCTCGCGAGGCTGTTTTTCCTGGGGGTGCCCGTCGATGCGGACGTTGCCGGCACGCTGCTGCCGACCGCAATCGTCCAGTCGTGTCTGCAAAGCGGCTTGGTGTCACAAGACGAAAGCAAACTGTGTCCGGCCGCGACCCTGGTCCCGGTAGACGACCTGTTGTTCGCCGCCGACCTACAGCGGACCGACTACTTGGACAACGACTTGTTTGTCCCCACGCTGTGCGATGCGGCGTTGCATCTCAATGCGGTCGCGATTCACAACCGGGGCGGCAAAACGCTCGACCTTTGCAGCGGGTTCGCATTGCATGGGATCACCGCAAGCGGACGCAGTGAGTCGGTGGTTGCTTCGGACTTGAATCCCAGGGCGGCGGAGTTCGCCCGCTTCAATGCGGCACTGAACGGTTGTGAAAACGTGCGTGCCGTCACCGGCGACCTTTTCTCGGCGGTCGCCGGCGAGCGTTTTGACACGATCTTGGCCAATCCGCCGTTCATCATTTCCCCCTCGGCGGTTACCACGTATCGTTACAGCCCGTTTGAGCTGGACGGGTTCATCAAGATAATGTTCGCCGCTGTCCCCGAACATCTCGAAGAAGGCGGGACGTTTCAGACGATCTGCGAGTGGGTCGAATTGGAAGGGCAGGACTGGCAGGATCGCCTGAGGAGCTGGTTTGCCGGTTCGGGCTGCGACGTCTGGGTCCTTTCGGCCAACCGCCAGTTCCCATCGACCTATGCCCGCAGCGTGCTCAGCCAATCCATTGACGATGAATCCGAACTGTCGACGCAACAGCAACAATGGGAACAGTACCTTCGCCAGCGCGGCGTCGCTGCGATCCAAGGCGGATTTATCTTCTTGCGACGCCGCCGGGGGAACAACTGGTTCGATTTCACGGAGCTGACCAAGCCGGTTCGCGAGCCGATCGGCGATGCGATCGCCCAGGGGTTCGCAAGCCGCGACATCGTCTTTGGCAGCGATGGCGATGACCGGCTGCTGTCCAGCCGATTGGCCGTCGCCGACGGGTTGCGTCAAGTCGAAACGTCTCACTGGAAAGACTTTCGCTGGAAACGCGACTCGATCGTTCTGCACCTGGACAAGGGGCTGCCGGTGACCATCGGAATTGACGGCTACATCCGGACCCTGATCGAACAATTCGACGCTTCGCGGAACGTGCAACAGTGCCTGGACCTGTTTTCCAAAGAGATCGGACTGCCGATCGAAACGGGGCGCAAGAAGGGGCTGGACGTCGTGCGGTCGATGCTGAAGAACGGAATCCTGGTCGCGATGCCCAAGTGA
- a CDS encoding tetratricopeptide repeat protein — translation MHHEGELTKSERLYKEVLEREPEQTVAMQLLGVIAAQFGNLELAIRRVRQSITIDPNQPGALNNLGNMLAEAERYDEAIDAYERSIHFEPTDPHVHLHLGHVYGYQDRHLEAVAAYKRATELEPRDAALWNTLGWALDKIGQLDDAIAAFERAMELDANYISPKDGMGKVFRQMGRLEDALAIYQQWLAIEPDNPIAQHFALVCRPGEAPPDRASSSYVKQTFDVFAERFESLLTNLDYRAPELLANIIENLVADDDRGKLNVVDLGCGTGLCASYLRKYADHLVGVDLSPGMLARAQQKEQYDELIESELTEYLDACDETFDLMISADTLIYIGDLRSTFDAAARTLRPSGTLVFSLEKLSCDPAPKSCGSPDDNAPNHGLVGDGYQLGTSGRYQHTEACVRSWLEQSGFSTTVFTEAEVRKEGHESVTGFLVAAHRHEAS, via the coding sequence TTGCATCACGAAGGAGAACTCACCAAGTCGGAACGGCTGTACAAAGAGGTGCTTGAGCGTGAACCCGAGCAAACCGTCGCGATGCAACTGCTGGGCGTCATTGCGGCGCAGTTCGGAAATTTGGAGTTGGCGATCCGGCGGGTCCGCCAATCGATCACGATCGACCCCAATCAGCCCGGCGCGCTGAACAACCTGGGCAATATGCTGGCCGAAGCGGAACGGTACGACGAGGCCATCGATGCGTATGAGCGATCGATTCACTTTGAACCCACGGATCCCCACGTCCACCTTCATCTGGGACACGTCTACGGCTACCAGGATCGTCATCTGGAAGCGGTGGCGGCGTACAAACGGGCAACCGAATTAGAGCCCCGCGACGCCGCGCTGTGGAACACACTCGGCTGGGCGCTGGATAAAATCGGTCAGCTGGACGATGCGATCGCGGCTTTCGAGCGTGCGATGGAACTGGATGCAAACTACATCTCCCCAAAAGACGGCATGGGGAAAGTGTTCCGGCAAATGGGACGACTGGAAGACGCGCTTGCGATCTATCAACAATGGTTGGCGATCGAACCGGACAATCCGATCGCACAACACTTCGCGCTCGTTTGCCGCCCGGGCGAAGCACCGCCCGATCGGGCGTCGTCCAGCTATGTCAAACAAACCTTTGACGTCTTTGCCGAACGATTCGAGTCGCTGCTGACGAATCTCGATTACCGGGCGCCCGAGTTGCTCGCGAACATCATCGAGAACCTGGTCGCGGATGATGACCGCGGCAAGCTGAATGTCGTCGATTTGGGATGCGGAACCGGGCTGTGCGCGAGCTACCTGCGGAAATACGCCGACCATTTGGTGGGCGTGGATCTGTCGCCCGGAATGCTGGCCCGGGCACAGCAGAAAGAACAGTACGATGAGCTGATTGAAAGCGAGCTGACGGAATACTTGGACGCATGCGATGAAACCTTTGACTTGATGATTTCCGCCGACACGCTGATCTACATCGGAGACCTGCGGTCCACCTTCGATGCGGCCGCGCGAACGTTGCGGCCCAGCGGGACGCTGGTCTTTAGCCTGGAAAAACTGAGCTGCGACCCTGCCCCAAAGTCCTGCGGGTCACCGGACGACAACGCCCCGAACCACGGCCTGGTCGGCGATGGATACCAACTGGGCACATCCGGGCGATACCAGCACACCGAGGCTTGCGTGCGATCCTGGCTGGAACAGAGCGGCTTTTCCACCACGGTGTTCACCGAGGCAGAAGTCCGAAAGGAAGGACACGAAAGCGTGACCGGGTTCCTGGTCGCCGCCCATCGTCATGAAGCATCCTGA